One window of the Cloacibacillus sp. genome contains the following:
- a CDS encoding ribonuclease HI family protein has protein sequence MMIGYFDGASRGNPGEAGAGALLIDEAGAVVWETAAYLGTKTNNEAEYNAAILLLKAAKANGATQLKVFGDSKLVVCQLSKQWKINFPHLRELAKEAWAAAEGIDVSYCWVPREKNKRADELSNEAIDGK, from the coding sequence ATGATGATTGGATATTTTGACGGCGCTTCGCGCGGCAATCCGGGAGAGGCCGGGGCTGGCGCGCTTCTTATCGACGAAGCGGGCGCCGTAGTCTGGGAGACGGCCGCCTATCTCGGCACAAAGACAAACAACGAAGCGGAATACAACGCGGCCATACTGCTGCTCAAAGCGGCGAAGGCAAACGGCGCGACGCAGCTCAAAGTATTCGGAGACAGCAAACTCGTCGTATGCCAGCTCTCAAAGCAGTGGAAGATAAACTTCCCGCATCTGCGCGAACTTGCAAAAGAGGCGTGGGCCGCAGCAGAGGGCATCGACGTTTCCTATTGCTGGGTGCCCCGCGAAAAAAACAAGCGCGCCGACGAACTGAGCAACGAGGCCATAGACGGCAAATAG
- a CDS encoding class II fructose-bisphosphate aldolase, with amino-acid sequence MDVKSKAYQELLKKRPLNVQARFGDSEMGLVSGRDIAAAAREVDSIVLAANARHPLVVKAVLAAAKKKNAAVLIELAKSEATYCGSTYENLPEYALKYSAEMGHGAVFGLHVDHYAIKSGADVLKGVGHLTKILNGGFTSVAIDASHLDDYDNFAATRALADWLPSELGLEVEVGEIKGPGELSTVEEALYYIGGLNAWQVFPDYLAISNGSLHGTYDPTAGQMEGIDLTRTKAIADAIAPYGVAIAQHGISGTPLDKVSTFRKYGIRKGNVATLFQNVYYGVKMDENTGNAITEGGTYTKEADRGVSMELWEKIVKAADEKGMSRKSGDYKKLNLPFCDMILAEPQPVIDRIVDEMTYWAERFITAFGAEGSADAVAEIMAKRVDQNAAPDRKVLGERKNYTEATAPGKYGKVKDGKNYDD; translated from the coding sequence ATGGATGTAAAGAGCAAAGCATATCAGGAACTGCTGAAAAAACGTCCGCTTAACGTACAGGCTCGCTTCGGCGATTCGGAGATGGGACTTGTCAGCGGGCGTGATATCGCGGCGGCGGCCAGAGAAGTCGATTCCATAGTACTCGCGGCAAACGCGCGCCATCCGCTCGTAGTCAAAGCGGTGCTTGCGGCGGCAAAGAAAAAGAATGCGGCGGTACTCATAGAGCTGGCAAAATCAGAGGCTACATACTGCGGTTCAACCTATGAAAACCTTCCCGAATACGCTCTCAAGTATTCGGCGGAGATGGGACACGGCGCGGTATTCGGCCTCCACGTCGACCACTACGCGATCAAAAGCGGCGCGGACGTACTCAAAGGCGTTGGCCACCTCACAAAGATACTGAACGGCGGCTTCACCTCCGTCGCCATCGACGCGTCGCACCTTGACGACTACGACAACTTCGCGGCCACTCGCGCGCTTGCGGACTGGCTTCCCTCGGAGCTTGGCCTTGAAGTCGAAGTGGGAGAGATAAAAGGCCCCGGCGAGCTCTCCACAGTCGAAGAGGCGCTCTACTACATCGGCGGCCTCAACGCGTGGCAGGTCTTCCCGGACTACCTCGCCATCTCAAACGGCAGCCTCCACGGCACCTACGACCCCACGGCCGGTCAGATGGAAGGCATCGACCTGACCCGCACAAAGGCGATAGCCGACGCCATCGCTCCCTACGGAGTGGCGATAGCGCAGCACGGCATCTCCGGCACGCCGCTTGACAAAGTATCCACCTTCCGCAAGTACGGCATCCGCAAGGGCAACGTAGCAACGCTCTTCCAGAACGTCTACTACGGCGTCAAGATGGATGAAAACACCGGAAACGCCATCACAGAGGGCGGCACCTACACAAAAGAAGCCGACCGCGGCGTCTCAATGGAACTCTGGGAGAAGATCGTCAAAGCAGCGGACGAAAAAGGCATGAGCCGCAAGAGCGGAGACTACAAGAAACTCAACCTCCCCTTCTGCGACATGATCTTAGCCGAGCCGCAGCCCGTCATCGACCGCATAGTCGATGAGATGACCTACTGGGCGGAGCGCTTCATCACAGCATTCGGAGCCGAAGGCAGCGCAGACGCCGTGGCCGAAATAATGGCAAAACGCGTTGATCAGAACGCGGCGCCCGACCGCAAAGTGCTTGGCGAAAGAAAGAACTACACCGAAGCCACAGCACCCGGCAAATACGGCAAAGTAAAAGACGGCAAGAACTACGACGATTAA
- a CDS encoding sigma-70 family RNA polymerase sigma factor gives MSNAASTEQLVSEYTPLVRSLARRYYGRGAEFDDLVQEGYMALLVLIPKCPDMTWLAAFLKNNMPGYVRNAAARLRTRSDAACEVLLEDIEETVGEDESQKRYSEAELREMLRAALTADELDMTQALMEGFTQKEIAETLGLTQQAVGARLKKIRAKLKGILEGL, from the coding sequence ATGAGTAACGCCGCCTCAACGGAGCAGCTTGTATCCGAATACACGCCTCTCGTGCGCTCCCTCGCTCGCAGGTACTACGGCCGAGGCGCGGAGTTTGACGATCTCGTTCAGGAGGGCTACATGGCGCTGCTCGTCCTCATACCAAAATGCCCCGACATGACGTGGCTTGCCGCCTTTCTAAAAAACAACATGCCCGGCTACGTGCGCAACGCGGCGGCGCGCCTGCGCACAAGAAGCGACGCCGCCTGCGAAGTGCTGCTTGAAGACATAGAAGAGACGGTAGGTGAGGACGAGAGCCAAAAAAGATACAGCGAAGCCGAACTGCGCGAAATGCTCCGCGCGGCGCTCACGGCAGACGAACTGGACATGACGCAGGCGCTCATGGAGGGCTTCACGCAAAAAGAGATAGCCGAAACGCTCGGCCTAACGCAGCAGGCGGTAGGCGCGCGCCTAAAAAAGATACGCGCAAAACTAAAGGGAATACTCGAAGGGCTGTAA
- a CDS encoding type II toxin-antitoxin system RelB/DinJ family antitoxin, giving the protein MPQTLVNIRMDEELKKDMEATCRELGLNMTTAFTIFAKKMSREGRIPFEVSMDPFYSPANLRAIHLSETQVKKGNIVMKTMEELESMADEQNIL; this is encoded by the coding sequence ATGCCGCAGACACTTGTTAATATCCGTATGGATGAAGAGCTGAAAAAAGATATGGAGGCGACGTGCAGGGAGTTGGGCCTGAATATGACCACCGCCTTTACGATTTTTGCAAAAAAAATGAGCCGTGAGGGGCGTATTCCCTTTGAGGTCTCAATGGACCCGTTTTACAGCCCCGCTAATCTCCGCGCCATTCACCTGTCGGAGACGCAGGTAAAAAAAGGAAACATCGTAATGAAAACGATGGAAGAGCTGGAGTCCATGGCCGATGAACAGAATATCCTTTAA
- a CDS encoding Na+/H+ antiporter NhaC family protein: MKDIIKLSPICVIAGLMLSGMDILIAAPLSFMYASMVAMAVDHYKFQELVDAALENLKHFLIVFLILQLAYAVAECFMATGVAASVINMSLAAGLDAKTIAVVAFLLTCVLSTATGTSWGTFAACAPIFLWLNHIVGGNILLTIGAIAGGSCFGDNIGLISDTTIVSSGIQEVEVIKRVRHQGVWSLLCLLAGAAVFYLASLNMSSATAQASDAISQIPADVWKKLGEERPSAVTLLNLVKTGVPYYLVIPLIVVIGTAIKGYSTLICLGSGIVSSLIFGMIAGTVTSLNGFFDLLYTGFSDAGSWSIAMMLWVGAFGGVMRKMDAFAPIAALVLRMVHKVRHLIFANGLLCMLGNAALSDEMAQIVTIGPIIKNMTETSVVGSKEDMYTLALRNATLSDAMGVLGSQLIPWHCYMGFFLGISASVYPLATGITAGDIISHNYYSMIAVASMLILTYTGWDRYIPLFKLPTEPQVYLKNEAALYEKKA, translated from the coding sequence ATGAAAGACATCATCAAACTATCTCCAATCTGTGTCATTGCGGGCCTCATGCTCTCCGGCATGGACATTCTCATCGCGGCGCCGCTTTCCTTTATGTACGCTTCAATGGTTGCAATGGCCGTAGACCATTACAAATTTCAGGAACTTGTAGACGCGGCTCTTGAAAACCTCAAGCACTTCCTTATCGTTTTTCTTATACTCCAGCTTGCGTACGCCGTCGCCGAATGCTTCATGGCGACTGGAGTAGCAGCCTCCGTCATAAACATGTCGCTTGCGGCGGGCCTGGATGCGAAAACCATCGCCGTCGTCGCCTTCCTGCTCACCTGCGTGCTGTCAACGGCCACAGGCACCTCATGGGGTACCTTCGCCGCCTGCGCGCCCATCTTCCTCTGGCTCAACCATATAGTCGGCGGCAACATCCTGCTGACGATAGGCGCCATCGCCGGCGGTTCGTGCTTCGGCGACAACATAGGGCTGATCTCTGACACCACGATAGTCAGCTCCGGCATCCAGGAGGTAGAAGTCATAAAAAGAGTCCGCCATCAGGGCGTCTGGTCTCTGCTCTGCCTCTTAGCCGGCGCCGCCGTCTTCTATCTCGCCTCACTAAATATGTCCTCCGCAACGGCGCAGGCCTCCGACGCCATCTCGCAGATACCGGCCGACGTCTGGAAAAAGCTCGGCGAGGAACGCCCCTCCGCCGTCACATTGCTGAACCTAGTTAAGACCGGCGTTCCATACTACCTCGTCATTCCGCTCATCGTAGTCATCGGAACGGCCATCAAAGGCTACAGCACACTCATCTGCCTCGGCTCCGGCATAGTCTCCTCCCTCATCTTCGGAATGATAGCCGGCACCGTTACCAGCCTCAACGGCTTCTTTGACCTGCTCTACACCGGCTTCTCAGACGCCGGCAGCTGGTCGATAGCGATGATGCTCTGGGTCGGCGCGTTCGGCGGCGTCATGCGCAAAATGGACGCCTTCGCCCCAATCGCCGCCCTCGTCCTGAGAATGGTGCATAAAGTCCGCCACCTCATCTTCGCAAACGGACTGCTCTGCATGCTCGGAAACGCGGCCCTCTCCGACGAAATGGCGCAGATAGTGACAATAGGCCCGATAATCAAAAACATGACCGAAACCAGCGTCGTCGGCAGCAAAGAGGACATGTACACCCTGGCCCTCCGCAACGCCACTCTCTCAGATGCGATGGGCGTCCTTGGCTCACAGCTCATCCCGTGGCACTGCTACATGGGATTCTTCCTCGGCATCAGCGCCTCCGTCTACCCGTTGGCCACCGGCATCACCGCGGGCGACATCATCTCGCACAACTACTACTCAATGATAGCCGTAGCCTCGATGCTCATCCTCACCTACACCGGCTGGGACAGATACATCCCGCTCTTCAAACTCCCAACCGAACCGCAGGTCTACCTAAAGAACGAAGCCGCGCTATACGAGAAAAAGGCGTAG
- a CDS encoding D-Ala-D-Ala carboxypeptidase family metallohydrolase, whose amino-acid sequence MRLNDFQIAKNFNLMELQCPCCHRVMTHPRLVAALQSLRDLLERPMVITSGYRCAEHNRTVGGASASRHMKGLAADVSVPKELQPELCDMARRAGFSRAISYPARSFVHLEVGYE is encoded by the coding sequence ATGCGCCTTAACGATTTTCAAATTGCAAAAAATTTCAACCTCATGGAACTGCAGTGTCCGTGCTGCCACCGCGTCATGACGCATCCGCGCCTGGTGGCGGCGCTGCAGAGCCTTCGTGATCTGCTGGAGAGGCCCATGGTGATAACCAGCGGCTACCGCTGCGCGGAGCACAACCGGACGGTAGGCGGCGCTTCGGCGAGCCGCCACATGAAGGGCCTTGCCGCTGACGTTTCCGTGCCAAAAGAATTGCAGCCCGAGCTTTGCGACATGGCGCGCCGCGCCGGCTTTTCGCGCGCCATATCCTATCCCGCAAGGTCCTTTGTTCATCTGGAGGTGGGCTATGAGTAA
- the cytX gene encoding putative hydroxymethylpyrimidine transporter CytX, producing the protein MEDTKRSTRQNALIWFGAAVSIAEIYTGTLFAPLGMARGMTAVIAGHIVGGALMYMAALIGGLSGRGAMESVKLSFGEQGAKFFAALNVLQLVGWTAVMIIGGSISLGLILNPIFGTQNRLWCALIGLLIAFWIMLDMKNFERVNKFSMALLFVLSLVLTALVFTENSAPAAGGSLSFASAMELSSAMPLSWLPLIADYMRDAKEPRRSAAVSTGVYCTVSCWMYFIGLGIALHTGGADVAQIMAGAGLGVAGVLIVLFSTVTTTFLDAFSGGISFHVICSGVKEKAAAIAVCGAGTMAAVVGGSESYEGLLYLISSVFAPMAAVMIADFFILKKNYAASCVSVKNMCVWCAGFALYRYLISIDFSWGVTLPVIAATMMLTVAAGKFLPGK; encoded by the coding sequence ATGGAAGATACAAAAAGGAGCACGAGACAGAACGCGCTCATTTGGTTTGGAGCCGCGGTATCCATCGCGGAAATCTACACGGGCACGCTCTTTGCGCCGCTTGGCATGGCGCGCGGCATGACGGCGGTCATCGCCGGACACATTGTAGGCGGGGCGCTGATGTACATGGCGGCGCTCATCGGCGGGCTCTCCGGGCGCGGCGCTATGGAGAGCGTGAAACTGTCGTTCGGCGAGCAGGGCGCAAAGTTCTTTGCCGCGCTCAACGTGCTTCAGCTGGTCGGCTGGACGGCGGTCATGATAATCGGAGGCTCCATCTCGCTCGGGCTGATACTAAACCCCATCTTCGGCACGCAGAACAGGCTTTGGTGCGCGCTCATCGGCCTCCTCATCGCCTTCTGGATAATGCTTGACATGAAAAATTTCGAGCGCGTCAATAAATTCTCCATGGCGCTGCTCTTCGTCCTCTCGCTTGTGCTGACGGCACTCGTCTTTACGGAAAACAGCGCGCCGGCGGCGGGCGGCAGCCTCTCCTTCGCCTCCGCTATGGAGCTTTCGTCTGCAATGCCGCTTTCGTGGCTTCCCCTCATCGCCGACTACATGCGCGACGCGAAAGAGCCGCGCAGGAGCGCGGCCGTAAGCACCGGCGTCTACTGCACCGTCAGCTGCTGGATGTACTTCATAGGCTTGGGCATCGCGCTCCACACGGGCGGCGCGGACGTGGCGCAGATAATGGCGGGCGCGGGGCTTGGCGTGGCAGGCGTTCTTATAGTGCTTTTCTCAACTGTGACCACCACCTTTCTTGACGCCTTTTCCGGCGGCATAAGCTTCCACGTCATCTGCTCCGGCGTAAAAGAAAAAGCGGCTGCCATCGCCGTCTGCGGAGCTGGCACAATGGCCGCTGTCGTCGGAGGCTCCGAAAGCTACGAGGGGCTGCTCTACCTCATATCCTCGGTATTTGCGCCGATGGCCGCCGTCATGATAGCGGACTTTTTTATATTAAAGAAAAATTACGCCGCCTCCTGCGTCTCAGTAAAAAATATGTGCGTCTGGTGCGCTGGCTTTGCGCTCTACAGGTATCTCATCAGCATTGATTTCAGTTGGGGCGTGACGCTTCCGGTAATTGCCGCCACAATGATGCTGACGGTGGCCGCCGGAAAGTTTTTACCCGGTAAATAG
- a CDS encoding Fic family protein, with product MTYLSVARAAKNWGVSERSVRKYCADGNIPGAFLTGKTWNVPEEALKPERKNVKASRPASLLDALKAERAARLSGGLYHKLQIEFSYNSNHIEGSSLTHEQTRYIFETASIGATGKSVNVDDIIETSNHFRCVDSIIDRAKCTLSEKYIKELHFILKNGTTDSRKGWFAVGDYKKMPNEVGGRETAAPEAVHGEMTALLRAAKAKEGVTLTDILDFHVAFERIHPFQDGNGRVGRLIMFKECLKHGITPFIIEDELKLFYYRGLNEWPKEKGYLTDTCLLAQDKFKKYMEYFRMI from the coding sequence ATGACATATCTGTCAGTTGCGCGGGCGGCAAAAAACTGGGGCGTCTCCGAACGGAGCGTGCGCAAATACTGCGCGGATGGAAATATACCAGGGGCCTTTCTCACGGGCAAAACATGGAACGTACCGGAAGAGGCCCTTAAACCGGAAAGAAAAAACGTAAAGGCATCACGCCCCGCCTCCCTGCTTGATGCGCTGAAAGCGGAGCGGGCGGCGCGCCTTTCCGGCGGCCTCTACCACAAGCTGCAAATCGAATTTAGCTATAACTCAAACCACATTGAGGGCAGTAGTCTGACGCACGAGCAGACGAGATATATTTTTGAGACGGCCTCTATTGGCGCCACGGGAAAAAGCGTAAATGTCGACGACATCATAGAGACGTCAAATCACTTTCGCTGCGTCGACTCGATAATTGACCGCGCAAAATGTACCCTGAGCGAGAAATACATCAAAGAGCTGCACTTTATCCTAAAAAACGGGACGACAGACAGCCGCAAAGGCTGGTTTGCCGTTGGAGATTACAAAAAGATGCCAAACGAAGTCGGAGGCAGAGAGACCGCAGCGCCCGAGGCGGTGCATGGTGAAATGACGGCGCTGCTGCGTGCCGCGAAAGCGAAGGAAGGCGTAACTCTGACGGATATTCTTGATTTTCACGTCGCTTTTGAGCGCATCCACCCATTTCAGGACGGAAACGGCCGCGTCGGAAGGCTCATAATGTTCAAAGAATGTCTCAAACACGGCATCACTCCCTTTATCATAGAAGACGAACTAAAACTGTTCTATTATCGCGGACTAAACGAATGGCCGAAGGAAAAAGGTTATCTGACAGACACTTGCCTCTTGGCGCAGGATAAATTCAAAAAGTATATGGAATATTTTAGGATGATATAA
- the ybaK gene encoding Cys-tRNA(Pro) deacylase yields MAAVKKTNAVRILEGLKIPFELLEYDVDMDELSAEDAAEKTGVAMERTFKTLCCRGDKTGVMLVCVPAGRELDFKALATASGNKSAELVHLKEVQALTGYVRGGCSPLGAKKKYPVIVDASALSFDFITVNAGHRGLLFKLAPQDIVRAAEAATASVTR; encoded by the coding sequence ATGGCTGCTGTAAAAAAAACGAACGCTGTGAGGATACTTGAAGGGCTGAAGATCCCTTTTGAACTTTTGGAATACGACGTAGATATGGACGAACTTTCGGCGGAGGACGCCGCGGAAAAAACGGGCGTCGCTATGGAGCGCACCTTCAAGACGCTCTGCTGCCGGGGCGACAAGACCGGCGTCATGCTCGTCTGCGTGCCCGCCGGACGCGAGCTAGACTTTAAGGCGCTGGCGACGGCTAGCGGAAACAAAAGCGCGGAGCTTGTGCATTTAAAAGAGGTGCAGGCGCTCACCGGCTACGTGCGCGGCGGATGCTCGCCGCTTGGCGCGAAGAAAAAATATCCGGTCATAGTGGACGCCTCGGCGCTTTCCTTTGATTTTATAACGGTGAACGCGGGCCACAGAGGGCTGCTCTTCAAGCTCGCGCCGCAGGACATCGTGCGCGCGGCAGAGGCCGCGACCGCAAGTGTGACGCGTTGA
- a CDS encoding Rrf2 family transcriptional regulator, with amino-acid sequence MTGEFAIAVHALVYLDHKKSYVSSEELAKNVCTNPARIRMVMGRLKKAGIITTREGVTGGYAVCCDAAALSLRAVSDAVQARFVGSAWRSGDMDMNCLVASGMADVIDGLYAQMDEKCREHLARMTLKDVSDKIFSCKERPAQA; translated from the coding sequence GTGACTGGAGAATTTGCGATAGCTGTCCATGCGCTGGTCTATTTGGATCACAAAAAAAGTTATGTCTCAAGCGAAGAGCTTGCGAAGAATGTCTGCACGAACCCGGCGCGCATCCGAATGGTGATGGGACGGCTGAAGAAGGCCGGCATCATCACGACGCGCGAGGGCGTGACGGGCGGCTACGCCGTCTGCTGCGACGCGGCGGCGCTTTCCCTGCGCGCGGTGAGCGACGCGGTGCAGGCGCGTTTTGTAGGTTCCGCGTGGCGCTCGGGCGATATGGATATGAACTGTCTTGTTGCCTCTGGAATGGCTGACGTTATAGACGGACTCTACGCGCAGATGGACGAAAAATGCCGCGAACATCTGGCGCGCATGACCCTAAAGGATGTCTCTGATAAGATTTTTAGCTGCAAAGAGAGGCCCGCGCAGGCCTGA
- a CDS encoding EamA family transporter — protein MSGLTNESGARPALWKIITAYLLVYVIWGSTYLAIRFSVETIPPLLSGGIRFLAAGILLFGACFARTKKMPPLKSWKNAFIASLLPFVITYGLLTSAETRVPSSITGLIIALEPLWFCLVGWLFYGGKKPTLRHYIGIALGFAGICVLIAGDPNVEFSFDSHYTMWMLVIALASLTWVIGAFVAAESSSDEGTLTASGMQMLCGGAVMMAAQFALSAFTGEWPALGAFSTRSTLALIYLITFGSLVGYTSFLWLMRVEPANRVATHAFVNPIVAVLLGWLIGGEAIYMSTLLSMPLITLSIILMVWEKDTKEQSA, from the coding sequence TTGAGCGGCCTGACGAACGAAAGCGGCGCGCGTCCCGCGCTGTGGAAGATAATCACCGCCTACCTCTTGGTATACGTCATCTGGGGCTCGACCTACCTTGCAATACGCTTTTCCGTCGAGACCATCCCGCCGCTGCTTTCCGGCGGCATACGGTTTCTCGCGGCGGGGATACTGCTCTTTGGCGCGTGCTTTGCGCGGACGAAAAAAATGCCGCCGCTCAAAAGCTGGAAAAATGCCTTCATCGCCTCGCTTCTGCCGTTTGTTATCACCTACGGTCTGCTTACCTCAGCAGAGACGAGGGTTCCATCCTCTATCACGGGACTTATCATTGCGCTGGAGCCGCTCTGGTTCTGCCTAGTCGGATGGCTCTTTTACGGAGGAAAAAAACCGACTCTCCGCCATTACATCGGGATAGCGCTTGGGTTCGCTGGTATTTGCGTGCTGATAGCGGGCGACCCTAACGTTGAATTTTCATTTGATTCGCACTATACGATGTGGATGCTCGTCATAGCTCTAGCCAGCCTCACCTGGGTCATAGGTGCCTTCGTCGCGGCCGAGTCAAGCTCCGACGAAGGAACGCTGACAGCCTCCGGGATGCAGATGCTCTGCGGAGGCGCCGTGATGATGGCGGCGCAGTTCGCGCTCTCGGCCTTCACCGGAGAATGGCCGGCCCTCGGCGCCTTTTCCACACGCTCGACCTTGGCGCTCATATACCTCATAACCTTCGGGTCGCTCGTCGGCTACACCTCGTTTCTATGGCTCATGCGTGTAGAGCCGGCAAACCGCGTAGCGACGCACGCCTTCGTAAACCCCATCGTGGCAGTGCTGCTTGGCTGGCTCATAGGCGGCGAGGCCATTTACATGAGCACCCTTTTGTCGATGCCGTTAATTACTCTCTCCATCATTCTCATGGTATGGGAGAAAGATACAAAGGAACAATCAGCGTAA
- a CDS encoding YvrJ family protein, with the protein MDELTGNMIQNGFSIAVASFLLIRMDKRLEELTKAVVHLGTVIEQSENGKTAA; encoded by the coding sequence ATGGACGAACTGACCGGAAACATGATCCAAAACGGATTTTCCATAGCGGTGGCCTCCTTCCTGCTCATTCGCATGGACAAACGTCTTGAAGAGCTGACGAAGGCCGTCGTTCATCTGGGAACGGTGATAGAACAATCGGAAAACGGCAAAACTGCGGCCTAG